The proteins below come from a single Oerskovia jenensis genomic window:
- the glgP gene encoding alpha-glucan family phosphorylase: MRAIRRFTVRTVLPAELHDLDELSLNLRWSWHTATRELFSGIDPQLWESVKRDPVALLGALGPDRLAALAADEEFVSRVRAAAADLHRYLQEPLWYQEQAAGGEALPEAIAYFSPEYGITSVLPQYSGGLGILAGDHLKSASDLGVPIVGVGLLYGAGYFRQSLTRDGWQVETYPLLDPDGLPLTILREDDGTPARVSIDLPGGRVLHAHVWVAAVGRVPLLLLDSNVPGNDEAARKVTDRLYGGGGEHRLQQELLLGVGGVRALRLWSRLTGAPEPEVYHTNEGHAGFLGVERIRELVTGAGLTFDAALEAVRAATVFTTHTPVPAGIDRFGRDLIGQYFGGDNQIPGIDVDQVLALGAEDYDGGDPTVFNMAVMGLRLGGRANGVSLLHGEVSRGMFNGLWPGFDEREVPITSVTNGVHSPTWVDPRLATLEAERLGLDELTADAASSGWLDPAGVSDEELWGMRRELRGQLVDEARNRLRRSWRERGASPAELGWVDDALSPDVLTIGFARRVPTYKRLTLMLRDPDRLRSLLLDPERPVQLIVAGKSHPADDQGKRLIQQLVRFTDEHDVRGRIVFLPNYDIGMAQSLYPGCDVWLNNPLRPLEASGTSGMKSALNGGLNLSILDGWWDEWYDGENGWAIPTADGVEDTERRDDLEAAALYDLIETQVAARFYDRDERGVPVRWLQMVRHTLATLGPKVQATRMVADYVHRLYGPAAVAGRTLNGPGFEPARELAAWKQHVRGDWSHVRVDHVESSGVREVPQVGDLLSVRAYVSLGDLAPDDVEVQVVHGRVTEADVIESFTVEPLALAETYEAGRAAFAGSVRLEASGPFGYTVRIVPKHEGLASVAELGLVANA, translated from the coding sequence GTGAGAGCGATCAGACGTTTCACCGTCCGCACCGTCCTGCCCGCCGAGCTGCACGACCTCGACGAGCTGTCCCTCAACCTGCGCTGGTCCTGGCACACCGCCACGCGCGAGCTCTTCTCCGGGATCGACCCGCAGCTGTGGGAGTCCGTGAAGCGCGACCCCGTGGCGCTCCTCGGCGCACTGGGGCCGGACCGCCTCGCGGCGCTCGCGGCCGACGAGGAGTTCGTGAGCCGCGTCCGCGCGGCAGCAGCCGACCTGCACCGCTACCTCCAGGAACCGCTCTGGTACCAGGAGCAGGCCGCGGGCGGCGAGGCGCTCCCGGAGGCCATCGCCTACTTCTCCCCGGAGTACGGCATCACCTCGGTCCTGCCGCAGTACTCGGGCGGCCTCGGCATCCTCGCGGGCGACCACCTCAAGAGCGCGTCCGACCTGGGCGTGCCCATCGTCGGTGTCGGGCTGCTCTACGGCGCGGGCTACTTCCGTCAGTCCCTCACGCGCGACGGCTGGCAGGTCGAGACCTACCCGCTGCTCGACCCCGACGGTCTGCCCCTGACGATCCTGCGCGAGGACGACGGCACCCCCGCGCGCGTCTCGATCGACCTGCCGGGCGGTCGCGTGCTGCACGCGCACGTGTGGGTCGCGGCGGTCGGCCGCGTGCCGCTGCTGCTCCTCGACTCGAACGTGCCCGGCAACGACGAGGCCGCACGCAAGGTCACCGACCGCCTCTACGGTGGCGGCGGCGAGCACCGGCTCCAGCAGGAGCTGCTGCTCGGCGTGGGCGGGGTGCGGGCGCTGCGCCTGTGGTCGCGCCTGACCGGAGCCCCTGAGCCCGAGGTCTACCACACCAACGAGGGCCACGCCGGGTTCCTCGGCGTCGAGCGCATCCGTGAGCTCGTGACCGGCGCGGGACTGACGTTCGACGCGGCCCTCGAGGCCGTGCGCGCCGCGACCGTGTTCACGACCCACACGCCCGTCCCCGCGGGCATCGACCGGTTCGGCCGCGACCTCATCGGGCAGTACTTCGGCGGCGACAACCAGATCCCCGGGATCGACGTCGACCAGGTCCTCGCGCTGGGCGCCGAGGACTACGACGGCGGCGACCCCACCGTGTTCAACATGGCCGTCATGGGCCTTCGCCTGGGCGGTCGCGCCAACGGCGTCTCGCTCCTGCACGGCGAGGTCTCGCGCGGCATGTTCAACGGCCTGTGGCCGGGATTCGACGAGCGCGAGGTCCCCATCACGTCCGTGACCAACGGCGTGCACTCACCCACCTGGGTCGACCCGCGCCTGGCGACCCTCGAGGCCGAGCGCCTCGGGCTCGACGAGCTCACGGCCGACGCTGCGTCGTCGGGCTGGCTCGACCCTGCGGGCGTGAGCGACGAGGAGCTGTGGGGCATGCGCCGCGAGCTGCGTGGACAGCTCGTCGACGAGGCCCGCAACCGGCTGCGCAGGTCCTGGCGCGAGCGCGGGGCCAGCCCCGCCGAGCTCGGCTGGGTCGACGACGCGCTCTCGCCCGACGTCCTGACCATCGGGTTCGCGCGCCGCGTGCCCACGTACAAGCGCCTGACGCTCATGCTGCGCGACCCCGACCGGCTGCGTTCGCTGCTGCTCGACCCCGAGCGGCCCGTCCAGCTCATCGTCGCCGGCAAGTCCCACCCCGCCGACGACCAGGGCAAGCGGCTCATCCAGCAGCTCGTCCGGTTCACCGACGAGCACGACGTGCGCGGGCGCATCGTGTTCCTGCCGAACTACGACATCGGCATGGCGCAGTCCCTCTACCCGGGCTGCGACGTGTGGCTCAACAACCCGTTGCGCCCGCTCGAGGCCAGCGGCACGTCGGGCATGAAGTCCGCGCTCAACGGCGGGCTCAACCTGTCGATCCTCGACGGGTGGTGGGACGAGTGGTACGACGGCGAGAACGGCTGGGCCATCCCCACGGCCGACGGCGTCGAGGACACCGAGCGCCGCGACGACCTCGAGGCCGCCGCGCTGTACGACCTCATCGAGACCCAGGTCGCGGCTCGTTTCTACGACCGTGACGAGCGGGGTGTGCCGGTCCGCTGGCTCCAGATGGTGCGGCACACGCTCGCGACCCTCGGCCCCAAGGTCCAGGCCACGCGCATGGTCGCCGACTACGTGCACCGCCTGTACGGCCCCGCCGCGGTCGCGGGACGCACGCTCAACGGGCCGGGCTTCGAGCCCGCCCGGGAGCTCGCGGCCTGGAAGCAGCACGTGCGCGGCGACTGGTCGCACGTGCGCGTCGACCACGTCGAGTCGAGCGGGGTGCGCGAGGTGCCCCAGGTGGGCGACCTCCTGTCGGTCAGGGCCTACGTGTCGTTGGGAGACCTGGCGCCCGACGACGTCGAGGTGCAGGTGGTCCACGGCCGCGTGACCGAGGCCGACGTGATCGAGTCCTTCACGGTCGAGCCGCTCGCGCTCGCCGAGACGTACGAGGCCGGGCGGGCGGCGTTCGCCGGGTCGGTGCGCCTCGAGGCGTCGGGACCGTTCGGGTACACCGTGCGGATCGTGCCCAAGCACGAGGGCCTGGCGAGCGTCGCGGAGCTGGGGCTGGTCGCGAACGCCTGA